In Halorussus limi, a genomic segment contains:
- the larE gene encoding ATP-dependent sacrificial sulfur transferase LarE gives MATIEEKARAVREDLAEREGVLVAFSGGVDSSVVAALAHEALGDDAVACTAKSETLPEAELDDAKRVADEIGIRHELAEFSELDDPDFVANDGDRCYHCRTMRLGKMFETADELGLPVVCDGTNASDADGGHRPGLEAVEELDAYSPLLAHDIDKEEVRELADAYDLSVADKPSMACLSSRIPTGLEVTEAKLSRVEQAETLLRQWGFSQFRVRDHDGLARIEVGEDELEAALNPDFAAAAREHLTDVGFDHVTLDLHGYQTGSVSPEGTDSAEDEGETPASGDDAGGAGEDEPLVEDVFASEYPTAE, from the coding sequence ATGGCTACTATCGAGGAGAAGGCGCGGGCGGTCCGGGAGGACCTCGCCGAGCGCGAGGGCGTACTCGTCGCGTTCTCGGGCGGAGTGGACTCGTCGGTCGTCGCGGCGCTGGCCCACGAGGCGCTGGGCGACGACGCCGTGGCCTGCACGGCCAAGAGCGAGACCCTGCCGGAGGCGGAACTCGACGACGCCAAGCGAGTCGCCGACGAAATCGGCATCCGCCACGAACTCGCGGAGTTCTCCGAACTCGACGACCCCGACTTCGTGGCGAACGACGGCGACCGGTGTTACCACTGCCGGACGATGCGCCTCGGCAAGATGTTCGAGACCGCCGACGAACTCGGTCTTCCGGTGGTCTGCGACGGCACGAACGCCAGCGACGCCGACGGCGGCCACCGCCCCGGTCTGGAGGCCGTCGAGGAGTTGGACGCCTACTCGCCGCTGTTGGCCCACGATATCGACAAGGAGGAGGTTCGGGAACTGGCCGACGCCTACGACCTGTCGGTCGCCGACAAGCCGTCGATGGCCTGTCTCTCCTCGCGGATTCCCACCGGTCTGGAAGTGACCGAAGCGAAACTCTCGCGGGTCGAGCAGGCCGAGACCCTGCTCCGTCAGTGGGGCTTCTCGCAGTTCCGCGTCCGGGACCACGACGGTCTCGCGCGCATCGAGGTCGGCGAGGACGAACTGGAGGCCGCGCTGAACCCCGACTTCGCGGCGGCCGCCCGCGAGCATCTGACCGACGTCGGCTTCGACCACGTGACGCTGGACCTCCACGGCTACCAGACCGGGAGCGTCAGTCCCGAAGGTACTGATAGCGCGGAAGACGAAGGCGAGACACCCGCGAGCGGAGACGACGCGGGTGGGGCCGGGGAGGACGAACCGCTGGTCGAAGACGTGTTCGCCTCGGAGTATCCGACTGCGGAATAG
- the tatC gene encoding twin-arginine translocase subunit TatC, producing MADESEATASNLSPAEDAGTPPRETEALNDPAARPEEPLEDEEMPLADHIEEMVKRLAVVIAVAGVVTAVALPASEQVINFLWYNIIPFDQLGEQARPRLYHPLALVLTKLKVASLAGVIVALPVFVYETYLFMRPGLYPHERRYYLAAVPTSLVLAVVGVSFAFFLVLPAVFTYFISYSKTAAVLAFGLTKTFNLILMLMGYLAVVFQIPLFIMLAIMMGLTTRQWLADRRLLFWGAFLGISFLFTPDPTGMAPILVTLTMITLFEGTLFLLKWTGN from the coding sequence CGCGGGAGACGGAGGCGCTGAACGACCCGGCCGCGAGGCCGGAGGAGCCGCTGGAAGACGAGGAGATGCCGCTGGCCGACCACATCGAGGAGATGGTCAAACGCTTGGCGGTCGTCATCGCCGTCGCAGGGGTCGTTACCGCTGTCGCGCTCCCGGCCTCTGAACAGGTCATCAACTTCCTGTGGTACAACATCATCCCGTTCGACCAGCTCGGGGAGCAGGCGCGGCCGCGGCTCTACCACCCGCTCGCGCTGGTTCTGACCAAACTGAAGGTCGCCAGCCTCGCGGGCGTCATCGTCGCGCTCCCGGTGTTCGTCTACGAGACGTACCTCTTCATGCGGCCCGGTCTCTACCCCCACGAACGTCGCTACTACCTCGCCGCGGTCCCGACCAGCCTCGTGCTGGCGGTCGTCGGCGTGAGTTTCGCCTTCTTCCTCGTGCTGCCCGCGGTGTTCACGTACTTCATCTCCTACAGCAAGACGGCGGCCGTGCTCGCGTTCGGCCTGACCAAGACGTTCAACCTCATCCTGATGCTGATGGGCTATCTCGCGGTCGTGTTCCAGATTCCGCTGTTCATCATGCTCGCCATCATGATGGGACTGACGACCCGCCAGTGGCTGGCCGACCGCCGCCTGCTGTTCTGGGGTGCGTTCCTCGGCATCTCGTTCCTGTTCACCCCCGACCCGACCGGGATGGCACCCATCCTCGTCACGCTGACGATGATTACGCTCTTCGAGGGGACGCTGTTCCTCCTCAAGTGGACCGGAAACTGA